ATCCATATGAAGAAGTTGCATATGACTTATATAAGCTAGAAAATAAAGGGGAAGCTGTAGGGCTTGGAAGGTACGGAAAACTTAAATCCAAAATGACATTTAAAGATTTAGGAATGATACTTAAAGAAAAACTAGATATAAAACACTTAAGAGTAGTAGGCGAATTAGATAGCGTTGTATCTAAAGTTGCAATAGTTACAGGCTCAGGTGCTGATATGGTAAAAAAAGCATATAAATCAGGTTGTGATGTTTTAATAACTGGAGATATTAAATATCATGATGCTCAAGATACTCTTGATATGGGAATGAAAGTGATTGACTGTGGGCATTTTGATACTGAAAAAGTATTTTCAGATATAATGTTTGATTATGTAAAAACTGAATTTGACATAGATGTTATAAAAAGTGATGTAAATTTAAATCCTTTTGATATAATATAACTATGATTAATAGCCTTAAGATAGTCTTAAGGCTATTTAAAATATGGAGGAAAAGTATGAATAATGAAAATAATGACTTAACTTTTTCAAATCATAAAAATTATTGTGAAACAGATGGACATGATTTATCTAATTTGGAAATTGATTCAATTAAACTAAATTATGAAAAAGTATGTAATGAATGTGGTAAAGTTTATAATAATTCAAGTTTATATTGTGAAGAATGTGGGAATGAATTAATATTAACAAGTGAAAGTGAAAAAAATTTAACTATATATAATTTATTAGATGGAGATTTGAATAAAAAAGAAAAGTTTAAAATGTGGATAAATGATCTAGAAATTAAAAGAAGGATTTTAGCTCCATTATTTTCTATTTGTGTACTATTTGTAATATCTATATGGATAAAACTTTTTATAAATTTTGCAGGGTTAGAAGTAAATAAATTTTTAAATATATCGAGTATTATTTTAGCGTTAAATTTAGTTCCATTAAAGATTGTTTCATCATCTGTTATAGGACTTGGCAATATAGGTGTAAGTATGAGTTTGATAAGTATTTTAATAATACCATTTATAACAGTTTTAGTTTCTAGTTTGTTTTTTATAAAAAAAGAATTTTTAAAAGACAAAGATATTATTAAAGAAGCTTTTATGTTAAGTTTTATTTATGGATTAATTCTAGGGGTTATTTCTATACTAGGAAAGCAATTTATCAATTTATCTATGGGGGAATATTACACTATGTCCATAGTTGTTAAATACAGCTTTTTAAGAAGTGTTTTAAATGGGATAATAATATCTTTTCTTCCTATATATATAGCTTTGTATGCAAAGACTAAAGATAAAAAAGTAGAATTTAATGTTTTTAATAGGGCTTTAAAGACTGTAGGATTTATATATTTATTAATACTACTATTAATAGTTTTAGGAATGTTTTTCAATAAAATATTTTTAAGTGGAAGCGGACTAAGTGGTATAATAACATATCCACAACTTGCTTTATATATACTACATTTTATTAACTTAATTCCGGTGGGATTAGGAAACTCTATTATATCTATATTTAATATTGGAGATATAAATCTATATTTAAACAATAGCATGATTTTATTGATATATGCAATTATGCTTTTAAACATAGTTATATTAGTTGTATCTGGTTATGATTTAAAGGGCAGAGTAAATGATAAAAAATATATAAAATATTTTAGTATAGTATATTCTATGATAATAGCTAGTTCTATTTTTTTAAGTAAGATAGATACTAGAGGGAGTTTATCTTTATTAGAATCTCAAAACTATGATATGTATTCATATATAGGATCAAGCGCTATTATAGGGCTGATTATATCGTTTGTGTATAGTTATATATTAATAAACATTGGATATAAGTTGAATAAGGAATAGGAGAAAGATATGAATAGTATAAAATCTAATATAAATAACAAGAAATTATCGTTAGAGAGAATAAAGGAAAAAAATAAATTAAATAAAGAGATAGAAAAAGCAAAAAAAGATAAAACTAAAATTTTTATTGATGCAGGTATCAAACTTTATGAAATGGTTAGAAAAGAAAATATAATTAATGAAGAACTTATTAATTTATTTGATAATATGGTTGAACTTGATAAAATTATATATGAATCTAATTTAAAACTTGAAAAAATTCAATTTAAAAATAGCACTAAGTGTGAGTGTGGAAATATTTTAAATGATGAAAGTAAGTTTTGTAGCCAATGCGGTAAAAAAATAAAAGAAGAAGTTGAATTTGAAACTTGTGAATTTTGTTCAAGTGAAATAAGTGAAGATGCAAATTTCTGTGCATGCTGTGGAAATAAAGTTAGTAAAAACATGTAATTAATAGAGTAGAGCGGAACCTCTATTATATAGTTAAGAAAAAGGAAGAAGGAAATTTACATATGTCAAAAACTAAAAAATCAGCAGTTATTTTGATGATTATAACGCTAATATCTAAGGTTACAGGATTTTTCAGAGATATAATATTAGCTAAAAATTTTGGCGCCAGTATTATAACAGATGCTTATATAACAGCTCTTAACATACCTGTTGTATTATTCACAGGAATAAGTTCATCATTAGGAACTACTTACATACCGATGTTTTTTAAAATAAAAGAAGAACAAGGGCAAGAAGGCGTAAATAAATTTACCAGCAATGTTTTGAATATAGTTGTGATTTTGGGATTAATAACTGTATTTTTAGGAAGTATATT
The nucleotide sequence above comes from Paraclostridium bifermentans. Encoded proteins:
- a CDS encoding zinc ribbon domain-containing protein — its product is MNSIKSNINNKKLSLERIKEKNKLNKEIEKAKKDKTKIFIDAGIKLYEMVRKENIINEELINLFDNMVELDKIIYESNLKLEKIQFKNSTKCECGNILNDESKFCSQCGKKIKEEVEFETCEFCSSEISEDANFCACCGNKVSKNM